From one Thalassospira lucentensis genomic stretch:
- a CDS encoding response regulator, with amino-acid sequence MIAGANGTVSNLLLIEDNPGDARLVQEALREFTHPVQLHHVKDAMTARQFLQQDGPYRNAPKPRLILLDLNMPRKDGREMLREIRNDPSSASIPVIVLTTSGAEHDVDLCYAAGANCYLRKPVDVTEFIDLMKMIESFWLGLALTPSP; translated from the coding sequence AACGGGACCGTAAGCAATTTGCTGCTGATAGAAGACAATCCGGGCGACGCCAGATTGGTTCAGGAAGCCCTGCGCGAATTCACCCATCCGGTTCAGTTGCATCACGTCAAGGACGCGATGACCGCGCGCCAGTTCCTGCAACAGGACGGTCCCTATCGCAACGCGCCCAAACCGCGCCTGATCCTGCTTGATCTCAACATGCCGCGCAAGGATGGTCGGGAAATGCTGCGCGAAATCCGCAATGACCCGTCATCCGCCTCGATCCCGGTGATCGTTCTGACCACATCGGGTGCCGAACATGATGTCGATCTGTGCTATGCCGCCGGGGCCAACTGCTATCTGCGCAAGCCGGTTGATGTGACCGAATTTATCGATCTGATGAAAATGATCGAATCATTCTGGTTGGGCCTCGCCCTGACCCCGTCCCCCTGA